The DNA window GATCCCAGTAACGCCATAGCGTAGAACACAAAAAATACGGGGTTCGACTGCCCGCGGATAAACGTTCCGTCATACACAAGTTCTTTGGAGAAGAAACCGTTAAACGGCGGTACACCCGAGATTGACGCTGCTGCAATTACAAACACGCCAAATGTTATGGGCATACTCCGGAGAAGGCCGCCGAGTTTCTGGAGATCAGTCGTCCCGGCTTGTTTTTCCACAGCACCAGCAGTAAAGAATAACGCGCATTTATACATTGCATGGTTTAGCATATGAAACACCCCGCCGATAATACCCGCAGGAACACACGTACCTATCCCCAGGACCATATACCCCACCTGGCTGATAGCATGGTATGACAACAACTTTTTATAATCCTTTTGTACTAACGCCATCATTACCGCCAACAAAATTGTTACCCCGCCAAGTATCATCAATAACGTACTCAACCACGAATCCGGGGTTAACTGATACAAATCCAACGCTATTCTCGCAAGGAAATATATGCCCAACAACTTTTCCATAGATGCAGGAAGTAATGCCATAAACGGTAACGGCGCATCAACCGCAGCATCAGGGATCCAGCTGTGGAACGGCATTGATCCGGCCTTAGCGGTTGCACCGATGATCAATAACACAAACGCTATACTACCCATTGTGGACAACGGTAAATGTATCTCAGATAATGTTAATGTATCCGCCAGAAAACCTGTCATCCCGATCCCCACCATCATACAAAGATCCGAGATCCCAACAATGATGAACGCTTTTATTGCGGTTTTAAACGCAGCTTTATTCCCCACTACAATAAACCCGAATAACGGCAATAATAATCCTTCCCAGAAAAATAGCAGGAGTATGAGATTATCCGCTAACACCGCACCGTTGACAAACCCTAATGTAACCAAGAAATACATAAGGTACTGGCTGATCCCTGTTTTTTTCCACATAAACGATATGGAATACAACCCAACTGCCACAGCGAAAAAGGTTATTGCCAGCAAAATAAAACTATTAAACTTAAACACCTTCAACGCAAAATCCATACCAAATCCAGCCCAGGGAAGCGTGTAATCCATTTCTGCGCTGAACAGCAGTACCGCCACCGCGGTATTCGCAGCAATAGCTGTTAAGAACATAATCACGTTTAGTAACTTAAACTTATCATTCAAGAATACCAACACCATCCCGGCTACTACCAGCGGTATTAATATAGGTAATAATAATATTGAGTTTTCCATATATACCATTTATTCCATATAGCAACACGATTGCAGCGTATCCACAATTGTGCATGCCATTTCACTAGGATAATTAATAAACACACCTGCCGCGAGGGATAACACTGCCAGCAGTGCAACTACCGCCACCATAGTAAA is part of the Elusimicrobiota bacterium genome and encodes:
- a CDS encoding proton-conducting transporter membrane subunit, producing MENSILLLPILIPLVVAGMVLVFLNDKFKLLNVIMFLTAIAANTAVAVLLFSAEMDYTLPWAGFGMDFALKVFKFNSFILLAITFFAVAVGLYSISFMWKKTGISQYLMYFLVTLGFVNGAVLADNLILLLFFWEGLLLPLFGFIVVGNKAAFKTAIKAFIIVGISDLCMMVGIGMTGFLADTLTLSEIHLPLSTMGSIAFVLLIIGATAKAGSMPFHSWIPDAAVDAPLPFMALLPASMEKLLGIYFLARIALDLYQLTPDSWLSTLLMILGGVTILLAVMMALVQKDYKKLLSYHAISQVGYMVLGIGTCVPAGIIGGVFHMLNHAMYKCALFFTAGAVEKQAGTTDLQKLGGLLRSMPITFGVFVIAAASISGVPPFNGFFSKELVYDGTFIRGQSNPVFFVFYAMALLGSFFTAASFLKLGHAVYIDSARVERKDIKDPDWWMLTPMVAIACICILFGVYNELPIKNFIEPVLMNVSGGGAGASAEVTEDTVHHGFSGWPSNWFLVLMTGIVIFGAIINHVFGVKKGGGSGLNAAEHIHYAPGLVQAYNAAEKRLFDPYDIGLSLTNVFARILYWFDRFIDWIYDKLAGEIADAVSLRLRLAHNGDYSLYIIWAIVGTVIVVLMIM